Proteins from a genomic interval of Pseudomonas silesiensis:
- a CDS encoding LysR family transcriptional regulator — protein MDVVQLKTLIHVAELGSLSKASDRLHIAQPALSRQIRLLEKELGTYLFDRHGRGMEITDAGREVLAHATRIMEEMESIRSSVVGGKASFRGTVVIGTTPTVAEIVTVPLVRKIKEAHPDLAIRFSSAYSGYLLDWVQRGELELAISYDPQPLHTLRIVPVMMENLLLIGPASANLCLDTPVSFESLAEQSLVLPSAKHSLRVILDNCAREVGIKLQTSVEADSFGAMIDLVRNGFGFTALPLASIYRQVEAGVLSAAPLVDPVPMRKLVQVFPADRRVSPAAKFVGDAFIEITADLVNRKIWAGHLL, from the coding sequence ATGGATGTCGTTCAACTCAAGACCCTGATTCACGTGGCCGAACTGGGCAGTCTCAGCAAGGCCTCCGACCGGCTGCACATCGCGCAACCGGCGCTCAGCCGCCAGATTCGATTGCTGGAAAAAGAACTCGGCACCTACCTGTTTGACCGACATGGGCGCGGCATGGAAATTACCGATGCCGGTCGGGAAGTGTTGGCGCATGCCACCCGGATCATGGAAGAAATGGAGTCCATACGAAGCTCAGTGGTGGGGGGCAAGGCGTCTTTTCGCGGAACGGTGGTCATCGGTACGACACCGACAGTCGCCGAAATCGTCACCGTGCCCCTGGTGCGCAAAATCAAAGAGGCTCATCCGGATCTCGCCATCAGGTTTTCCTCGGCCTACAGCGGTTACCTGCTCGATTGGGTGCAACGTGGCGAACTGGAGCTGGCGATCTCCTACGATCCGCAACCCCTGCATACGCTGCGGATCGTGCCGGTGATGATGGAAAACCTGCTGCTGATCGGTCCCGCCAGTGCCAACCTGTGCCTGGATACGCCGGTGTCGTTCGAGTCACTGGCCGAGCAGTCGCTGGTGTTGCCGAGCGCCAAACACAGCCTGCGGGTGATCCTGGATAACTGTGCGCGGGAAGTCGGGATCAAGCTCCAGACCAGCGTCGAAGCCGACTCCTTCGGCGCCATGATCGATCTGGTCCGCAATGGCTTCGGTTTCACTGCGTTGCCTTTGGCATCGATTTACCGGCAAGTCGAAGCAGGCGTGCTCAGTGCCGCGCCCCTGGTCGATCCCGTACCGATGCGCAAACTGGTCCAGGTCTTTCCCGCTGACAGGCGAGTCAGTCCGGCGGCGAAATTTGTTGGGGATGCGTTTATCGAGATAACCGCCGATCTGGTCAATCGCAAGATATGGGCCGGGCACCTGCTTTGA